The Leadbetterella byssophila DSM 17132 DNA window TTTTTCACTTCGAAAGTAGGTTTGGTTTCATTGTTTTCTAACCATTCCCCTTTCTTATTTTTCGCTGAGATAGGCACTGCACCCCATCTGGTACCGTCACTTAGTACTTCCCATCCTGCGAAACTACATGTTCCTGGAACCGGCATACCCACTGTCTTTCCTATGTTCAGATCAGTGTATCCGCAAGAGAAGCAGTGTCCGTCACTGTAGTTAGCCTCGTTAAACATAGCTAAGGTAGGCTTGGTCCACCGGAATGTAGGCTCATATCCTACAGATCTGTCTTTTGTAGCGTAATCAAGGAATTTATCTCCTGTAAAGAACATAGCCAGGTCTGATACCAAGTCACCGCCTCCATTGAAACGGGTATCAACGATCACTCCTTTTCTGTCAGCGTATTTACCCATCATTTCTTCATAAGTATTACGGAATTGTCCGTCATTCATTCCAGGGATATGAACATATCCAAGGGTACCGTTACTCAACTTGTCTACTTCTTCCTGATTTTTCTTCACCCATCTCTTATAAAGCAATGCAGATTCTTCAGCTAAGCTGATTGGCTTTACGGTAATCTGACGCTTTTCAGCATTACCCGGTTCAGAGATTTCCAGTAAGGTAAATTTACCAGCCTTTCTGTTTAAATACCACGCTAGGTCCTTTTCAGGAGTGATAGTTTCTCCGTCAATCTTCTCGATGATGGTTCCAGGCTTGATTTGGAACGCTACCTTGTCTAGTGGTCCATTAGCCAATACCTCCAAAATACGAATCCCGTTACCGGTATGCTTGAAGTCTGCAAAAATACCTAGAGAGGCGGTAGCATCTCCGTTTGGAATAGATCTGCTATATCTTGCACCTGCATGCGAAACGTTTAGTTCACCCAATAGTTCAGAAAGCATTTCAGCAAACTCATAACTATTTCCAATATGAGGAACGTACTTCTCATATTCTTTTTTCAGTTTGTTCCAATCTGCTCCATGCATATCCGGAGTGTAGAACATCTTTTGAGTTCTTAACCAAACGTGCTCAAACATGTATTTTCTTTCCGCATCGCTATCCAAATTCACTTCGCCGGAAATGTTGATATTATCTCTTTTCTTAGAATCAGGATTGATCTTAGATAATCTACCACCACTTAGGAAATAAAGGTTCTTTTGTTCTTTGTCCCATTCTAGACTTCCTCCCATACCATCTAATGGAATTTCCATTTTGGTTTCTTTGGTACGAAGATCTGTACTCCATAGGTTAGCATTCTTCTCAAATCTGGCTAGATAATAAAGTTTCTCACCATCTTTAGAAAGTATAGCGTCACTTAATGAAGAAGAGTGTATAGTCAAACGAGCTTTTCTGTCTGTTAATCCATCCCAGTCGATCACTATTGGAGCCACCTCTTTGGTTTTAGCGGTATCCTTTTTAGTCGGCTCCATTTCTTTTAGGAGGGCAACTTCATCTTTCGACAGGTTGAATTTCTCCCAACCTTCTTTGGTTAGGAATAAAGTATAAACGTCAGCCTGAGATCCACCACTGTTTGCGTGATCTTTCATACCGTGTCTATTGCTGAACCAAAGGATTTGCTTACCTCCGTTAGCCCATTTGGCATTATAATCATTATAGCCACTCTGAGTGATGTTCACCATAGGCTTCTTTCCTTCAGCGTCCAGGATCACTATCTCACCATTTGACATGGTAGGTTTATACGAAGCGAGTAACCATTTGCTGTCCGGGCTCCATTCGAAGTATTGGTCTCCATCACGCATATGGTATAATTGTTCAGGAGTAAGAAGGGTAACAGTCTTAGAAGAAGCTAAGTCCATTACCTTTAAGGTTCTTCTGTTCTCTATGAAAGCTAATTTCTTGCCGTCTGGTGAGATCTTTGGAATGTAATTATCATTCTTATTACTTACTAAGGCTTTCTCCTCAATTAGTGTAGAAGCATAGAACAAAGGTTCTTCTTTTCTCAACTTCTGGGTTTGGAAGATCTGCCATCTGCCGTCTCTTTCACTAGCATAGATGATGCTCTTTCCATCAGGAGAGAACTGTACAAAACGTTCTTGTTCCGGAGAGTTAGTCAATCTTTTTGTGATCTTACCGTCAACAGAACCTACAAAAACCTCACCTCTGGCAATGAATGCTACTTCCTTACCATTAGGGGAAATGGAGAAATCACTCACACCACCGTTCACCGGTGAAACTCCATCCTTGTTAGAGATTTCTTGAGTGTAAATAGTAATATTTACCTTCTTAGGTGACTCACCTTCTTTTACGGTATAGATCTCGCCATCATAGGAGAAAGCTAATAGACCGGAATTAGAAGATGAAAGGAATCTAACGGGATGAGTTTTTAGCTTAGTTATTGCTGTTTTCTTCGAAGGATCTGCTAAGCTAGTCTTGAAAATGTTAAACGTACCACTTTCTTCGCTAAGGTAGTAGATGTCCTTATCGCCATTAGTAAATATAGGTTGGCGATCTTCTCCGTAGAAATTAGTGATCTTCGTATGCTTCCCGGTCTGGGTATCATACGTCCAAATGTCTCTGGTTATAGATGATTTGTGGTACTTTCTCCACTCGTTTTCTCCACCTTTCTTGTCGTGATAGATCAGTGTTTTTCCGTCTTTGCTAAATCTGGCATATTCTGCAGGAACAGAAAGAATCTGATTCACTCTTCCGCCTTTTACCGGAACGGAATATAGTTCCGGTTGGGAAGCTGTAGGATACTGGCGGTGTTCAGGTAAGTCCTGACGAACTCCACCGAATACTACTGACTTTCCATCTGGAGTGAATGAAAACGGAATTTCATCGTTAGAATGATAGGTAAGGCGAGTAGCTTCTCCACCTTGAGCATTCATGATAAATAGGTCAAAATTACCGTATCTATCAGAAGCAAAAGCTATCTGCTTCCCGTCCGGACTCCATACCGGCTGGTAGTCGTGTGCTTCATGGAAAGTCAGCTGAGTAGCTTGACCTCCTGCACTTGGAACTTTGTACAAATCACCTTTATAGGTGAAAACGATAGTTGAACCATCCGGAGAGATAGCAGGGTATCTCGCCCATTTAGGTTCTGTTTGGGCATGCAATTGCTGCCCCATGAGG harbors:
- a CDS encoding S41 family peptidase is translated as MIKKITLIALTLMGQQLHAQTEPKWARYPAISPDGSTIVFTYKGDLYKVPSAGGQATQLTFHEAHDYQPVWSPDGKQIAFASDRYGNFDLFIMNAQGGEATRLTYHSNDEIPFSFTPDGKSVVFGGVRQDLPEHRQYPTASQPELYSVPVKGGRVNQILSVPAEYARFSKDGKTLIYHDKKGGENEWRKYHKSSITRDIWTYDTQTGKHTKITNFYGEDRQPIFTNGDKDIYYLSEESGTFNIFKTSLADPSKKTAITKLKTHPVRFLSSSNSGLLAFSYDGEIYTVKEGESPKKVNITIYTQEISNKDGVSPVNGGVSDFSISPNGKEVAFIARGEVFVGSVDGKITKRLTNSPEQERFVQFSPDGKSIIYASERDGRWQIFQTQKLRKEEPLFYASTLIEEKALVSNKNDNYIPKISPDGKKLAFIENRRTLKVMDLASSKTVTLLTPEQLYHMRDGDQYFEWSPDSKWLLASYKPTMSNGEIVILDAEGKKPMVNITQSGYNDYNAKWANGGKQILWFSNRHGMKDHANSGGSQADVYTLFLTKEGWEKFNLSKDEVALLKEMEPTKKDTAKTKEVAPIVIDWDGLTDRKARLTIHSSSLSDAILSKDGEKLYYLARFEKNANLWSTDLRTKETKMEIPLDGMGGSLEWDKEQKNLYFLSGGRLSKINPDSKKRDNINISGEVNLDSDAERKYMFEHVWLRTQKMFYTPDMHGADWNKLKKEYEKYVPHIGNSYEFAEMLSELLGELNVSHAGARYSRSIPNGDATASLGIFADFKHTGNGIRILEVLANGPLDKVAFQIKPGTIIEKIDGETITPEKDLAWYLNRKAGKFTLLEISEPGNAEKRQITVKPISLAEESALLYKRWVKKNQEEVDKLSNGTLGYVHIPGMNDGQFRNTYEEMMGKYADRKGVIVDTRFNGGGDLVSDLAMFFTGDKFLDYATKDRSVGYEPTFRWTKPTLAMFNEANYSDGHCFSCGYTDLNIGKTVGMPVPGTCSFAGWEVLSDGTRWGAVPISAKNKKGEWLENNETKPTFEVKNDPKLIAEGKDQQLEKAIEELLKDVK